TTCACAATTTGGTTCAAATCAGCTTTATACCCGCTCGTTAAAAAGTCATAAGCCTTTTTCACTCGACTGGGAGTTTTCATGAGACCTTCTCTTGTAGGATCTTCACCAATTTGTTTGAGGATTTCTTCGATTAAGTTTTCCATCCGATTCCTTTTTACAGATATGTTCCTTGTGAGGCTGCCTTCCAAAATATGAATGCAGAATATTCACTACCAATTTGACTAGACTCTATCAGAAAGGAAAAGGCACATTTCCTTTTTTTTAAATTAATTCTAAAGGACATAATCTAGATTCAATGCGGCTTAAAATAGGTTACGATGCAAGGATGATCGAAAATTCGGGGATCGGGATTCGTATCCAACATATTTTAAAATTTTGGCCCATCTCTTCTCAGAAGGCTGATTTATTTATTTTTGGTGATCCATTTGTTTTAAAAAAATACGACCTACCCAAAGAAGCAAAAATCATCGAATACAAAGCCAATATCTATTCACCGAAAGAATTTTTAGGCCATCCAGAAATGGCGAAAATGAATATTTTGGATATTCCTCATTTTAATATTCCCTTTCCTTACATTCGCAAGTGCATTGTTACTATCCATGATCTTATTCCTTATCATTTCAAAGCTGCGCATAGTTCCCTCATCAAACGTATCTATATGCACTTTGTCTTTCGATGGATCAAGTGGTTTGCATTAAAGATCGTTACTGTTTCCAATTACACCAAACAAGACTTAGTGCAATCCTTTGGTTATCCAGAAAAAAAGATTTCGGTGGTTTATAATGGAATTGATAGAAAGATTTTCTTGAAAAATACAATAGAGAGACTAAGTGATTTTTTAAAAAAACAATCTCTTCCAAAATCTTATCTTTTTACAGTGGGAATTGGCAAAGCTCACAAAAACTTTCCTTTTTTATTAGAAACCATAGAAGAATTATGGAAAGATAAAAAATTGAAGCTTCCCCTTGTGATTGGAGGGATCAGTAAAGAGATTCCAATAGAACTAAGATTATTTAAAGACAAATACCCAAATTTAATATTTTTTCTTCCCCATCTGCCCTATGAAGACCTACCCCTTGCTTACCAAGGTGCAAAACTTTTCATTTACCCATCCTTATATGAAGGATTTGGATTTCCCGTATTGGAATCACAAAGTGTAGGTACTGTCGTACTTTCTTCTAATGCCAGTGTTCTTCCTGAAATTTTAGAAACGTCTGCGGAATATTTTGATCCGCACGTTAAGGAAAGTTTGAAATCGAAAATTCTTATTTTACTATCGAATGATAAATTACAAAAAGAATACCAAAAGAGAGGCCTAACCAATGCAAACCGTTTCCTTTGGCACAATGCGATCCAATCATTCGCTGACGTTTACAAACAGCTTTCTATTTAGATCCGCAGGTATGTAGATTAGTTGGGACTGTGACATTCAGGAGAGTTACCTATGATTATGTCTCTATCGCTCGGAATTAAAGAATTTAACGAACTTACAAAGGGAATTTCAGGAATTAACGCAAAGGGCAGCTTCTCATTACCAAAAGAAAACATACAGGTTCCAATTCTAGACCATAAAAATCCCAATTCTTCGGTTCAAAAATACTTGTCAGTTTTTTAGCTTCCTAAGAGAATGATTCTCAAAACCATGAACAAGTGTCACTGTGCAGAAGTTTTCTTTGAATCTATCTTAAATGTTGTCAAAGAATCCCATCGCCCTATACTAGAAGTTGCCCGCGAGATGGGAGCGGCTGATACTTGTACGGCTTGTGTTCCGGATATGTTAGCCTTCATCGAGCAGAAAATGGAAGGTCAACTTGCAGGAAATACAAATTATTGATTCTAACTTAATCGAATCTCTCGTAAAAAAAGCCCAAACCGCAGACAGAAAACGAACCAATCACAACTTCCATGAACCGTCGGAAGTGTACCAAAGGTTTCTCAACGTTCTTTCTAAAACTACCTACATTCCACCTCACAGACATTTGTCGGATCCAAAACCTGAAACCTTTGTGGTTCTTGAAGGTGAAATTGGGTTTTTAATCTTTAAAGAAAACGGAGACATCAAGGAAACGCATAAACTTTCGGCTGGCGGTCCTAAACGAGGAATTGATCTACAACCAGGTGTTTGGCATAGTTTGGTTTGTTTATCTGATCATGCTGTTTGTTTTGAAGGGAAATCTGGTCCTTATGATCCAACTGCAGATAAAGAGTTTCACTCGAAATATCCCCTGGAAGGGGATCCTAAAGTAAAAGAGACCATTGTTTGGTATGAATCTTTGTTTGTATGAATTGGATTACCTTAGTTAGAAAACTATTTATATCTCTCATTATGGTTTCCTTATCTTTTTTTTGTAAATCCTTACCTTCTATAGTTCCTGTAAAAGAACATAAGTTAGAATCCATTTCTTCAGATGGAATTATACGTACCTTTCGTTATTATATCCCAAAACAAATTAAAGAAGATCGTTTACCGGTAGTCTTTATTTTACATGGGGGTGGTGGCACAGGAGAAGGAATGATTTACCTCTCAAGAATGTCGGAGAAAGCAGAGGAATATGGCTTTATCGCTGTTTATCCAGATGGATATGCTAACCGATGGAATGATGGTAGAAAAATTTCACATTCACTCACTGACAAACGTAATACAAATGATGTGGAATTCTTCAAAGATATGGTTCGCTATTTGGATAAAGAAATTCCTGTCGATTATAATCGAATTCATGCAGTAGGAATCTCTAACGGTGGATTCATGACCCAACGATTATTATGCGAAGCAGCAGAACTATTTTCTTCTGGATATTCGATTGCAGCCGTTACTTCTCAAGGTTTGAAAGAAATTTGTAACCCTCCTCCAAGAAAATCTATCGGCTTTATTATGGGTACCGCTGACGATGTTGTTCCCTATTTAGGGGGAACCGTTTCTATTCCATCAGACCCAAGCCCCAATGCAAAAAAAATCTCTGCAGGCGATGTGGTATCTTATTTAGAATCATTAGAATTTTGGAGTTCGCCGTTCGTCTGCAAAGAAGAAACAAAAACAAAGAAAAGGCATTTAAACAAATTTTGGAAACGAGACATTCAGTACACTCAAGTGACTGATTGCCAATCTGATCAAAGAGTAGAAGGGTATTTGATTCCAGGGGGAGGTCATATCTGGCCCAATGGTTTTTATTACCAAAACGAAAAACAATACGGATACTTAAGTAAGGACTTGGATACAAGGGAAATTGTGTTACAATTCTTTCGAACGACGTATAAAAAAGATAAGTTGGTAAACAATGCATCACTCGGAAATTAGAAATTCATCCAGCGTATTTACCACTCTAGAAACGGGGTCAGGCGACCCTGTCCTTTTCCTTCATGGTTTTCCTGATAATCATAAAACTTTCGCACCCATCATGGAACAAGTTGGAAAGAAGGGATTTCAATGCATTGCTCCCGTTATGCGAGGTTATGAGCCATCAACGATCTCTCATGCACATAAATTACACGTTGTCGATCTAGTGAATGACATTCTAGGTTGGATGGAAGATAGAAGGTGGGACTCGGTACATTTAGTTGGTCATAACTGGGGGGCCGTCATTGCTTTTGCTGCAGGAATGTACTACCCCAATCGAATCAAATCTATCACAAGCCTTGGGGTTCCACTTTTAAGGACTTACCAAGATTCATTTTTTTGGGCTCCCCAACAAACGATCCATTCTTGGTATGTATTACTATTTCAAATTCCGTTTTTGGCTGAACTTACGATTCGTTCCAATGGTTTTGCTTTAGTAGATTTTTTGTGGAAGGATTGGTCACCAGGTTTTACGCCAAACCAAGACCACTTAGCAGAGATTAAAGCCAACTTTCAAAATCCCGGAATTTTATCCTCTGCCCTCTCTTATTATCGAAATTTAAACGATTTATTCACAGAATCGGGAAGAGAAAGTATATTAGGAATTTTGGATTCGCAGATTAATGTGCCTACTCAGATCCTCTATGGCTTGAACGATGGTTGCTTTCATAAAAATCTCTTTGAACATCTATTAGATGAAACCGACTTCCCTTGCGGTTTTCGTAAGATCGGTTTTGATCATGCTGGGCACTTTCTTCATTGGGAAAAAAGAGAAGAGGTGGCCAAGTTGATTTTAGAATGGTTACAAAAAAATAAATAAGATTCTATCGTTTTTTTTTCGTCGTATGTACTTTAAGGAGATTGAATATGTTTCAAAATATGGGTCTTTATGACAGAATCATTCGAGTGGTCGTTGGATTGGTATTAGGTGGTTTGTATTTAGGTGGAGTCGTTGAAGGAACAACAGCAATTGTTCTTTTTGTAATCGGACTTGTGATGATTGCAACATCTGCGATCGGATTTTGCCCAGCTTACCTACCTTTTAAATTTACAACAAAAGAAAAGTAAATCGGTCTTATTGTAGAAAAACCAACTCACGAATTTGACTTTGTGAGTTGAGTCTTTATTCTTTACTTTTTCAAACTCACCAATACTTCATAATGTTGGGTTCTTGGGAAAAAATCAAACAAACCAATATAGTTCAATCTGTATCCTATTGCTTCTAATCTAGTAATATCACGTTTGAGTGTACTTGGATTACAGCTAGAATAAACAATTTGTTTCGGTGAAAACATAGAAGCCGATTCAATAATGCCTTCGGAAAGTCCAGCCCTTGGCGGGTTTACAATCCAAATTGGATAATGAGCAACATGTTTAGGTAAATGTTTTTGGTATAAATCACTGACTTCATACTCAAACTGTAATGCATTGTTCGATTTTGCATTATCTTTTGCATACCGAATGCTCTTTTCGTGAGATTCAATTCCATACAGCGATTCTATTTTTTCTCGAATCGAAATACCAATCGTTCCACAACCACAAAACAGTTCCAAAATATTGGCCGAGTCTGGCAAAAGGGATTTAATTTTTTCAAGCCAAGGTTCGATTAGGAACTGATTGATTTGAAAGAAACCCCGTTCTGGAACTTTTAACTTGGTATTAAAAATAATCATTTCTGTTTGGTCTCTTTCATAATTCACAACAGATTTTGAGGACAATCGGAGTTGGATGGATTTGTTTTTGGAGACAGATTTTTGAAGTCCCTCGGGAACCATATCCCATAACAAACGTTTATCGACAGTTTTACAGACGGCATGTGATTCTTTCACAATTCTGTGGGTATTTTTTGAGAAGTATCCAATTTCTCTTCCGTTCGATTGCCATTGCACGTTATTTCGGTACTCGTTTTCTGGCCCTTTGATCACTTGGATCTTACCTTTCCACTTTGGAAACATTCCTTCCAGAAGAGTGGTTTTGATTTCTACCTCATCTTTGTAAGAAATATGGCGATAACTACATCCCCCGCACTCCATAAAAACAGCACAATCGGATTCGGTCCTTCTTTCTGAGGCTTCAATGACTTCGGAGACTGATCCAAACCATTCTTTGTTTCCTGTTTTATAAAGACTTATGTCTACTAATTCGCCAGGCAATCCGCCATCGACGAAAACTGCATGTCCCTCATGGTGAGCTATACAATAACCACCATTCACCCACTTTTCCAGTTTTATACGCAACTTTTCCATTCTCTAGAACCATTCATTGAATATTCATTTGACACTGCACTCGCATTTAACATAACGGATAGGTACTCTTGGAGAAGTGGCTGAGTGGTCTAAAGCAGCGGTCTTGAAAACCGTCGTGGTAATCCCACCGTGGGTTCGAATCCTACCTTCTCCGAGTCACTGGAGACGTGCCTGAGTGGCCGAAAGGAGCG
The sequence above is drawn from the Leptospira sp. WS4.C2 genome and encodes:
- a CDS encoding DUF2892 domain-containing protein; this translates as MFQNMGLYDRIIRVVVGLVLGGLYLGGVVEGTTAIVLFVIGLVMIATSAIGFCPAYLPFKFTTKEK
- a CDS encoding class I SAM-dependent RNA methyltransferase; its protein translation is MEKLRIKLEKWVNGGYCIAHHEGHAVFVDGGLPGELVDISLYKTGNKEWFGSVSEVIEASERRTESDCAVFMECGGCSYRHISYKDEVEIKTTLLEGMFPKWKGKIQVIKGPENEYRNNVQWQSNGREIGYFSKNTHRIVKESHAVCKTVDKRLLWDMVPEGLQKSVSKNKSIQLRLSSKSVVNYERDQTEMIIFNTKLKVPERGFFQINQFLIEPWLEKIKSLLPDSANILELFCGCGTIGISIREKIESLYGIESHEKSIRYAKDNAKSNNALQFEYEVSDLYQKHLPKHVAHYPIWIVNPPRAGLSEGIIESASMFSPKQIVYSSCNPSTLKRDITRLEAIGYRLNYIGLFDFFPRTQHYEVLVSLKK
- a CDS encoding alpha/beta fold hydrolase: MHHSEIRNSSSVFTTLETGSGDPVLFLHGFPDNHKTFAPIMEQVGKKGFQCIAPVMRGYEPSTISHAHKLHVVDLVNDILGWMEDRRWDSVHLVGHNWGAVIAFAAGMYYPNRIKSITSLGVPLLRTYQDSFFWAPQQTIHSWYVLLFQIPFLAELTIRSNGFALVDFLWKDWSPGFTPNQDHLAEIKANFQNPGILSSALSYYRNLNDLFTESGRESILGILDSQINVPTQILYGLNDGCFHKNLFEHLLDETDFPCGFRKIGFDHAGHFLHWEKREEVAKLILEWLQKNK
- a CDS encoding PHB depolymerase family esterase, which produces MNWITLVRKLFISLIMVSLSFFCKSLPSIVPVKEHKLESISSDGIIRTFRYYIPKQIKEDRLPVVFILHGGGGTGEGMIYLSRMSEKAEEYGFIAVYPDGYANRWNDGRKISHSLTDKRNTNDVEFFKDMVRYLDKEIPVDYNRIHAVGISNGGFMTQRLLCEAAELFSSGYSIAAVTSQGLKEICNPPPRKSIGFIMGTADDVVPYLGGTVSIPSDPSPNAKKISAGDVVSYLESLEFWSSPFVCKEETKTKKRHLNKFWKRDIQYTQVTDCQSDQRVEGYLIPGGGHIWPNGFYYQNEKQYGYLSKDLDTREIVLQFFRTTYKKDKLVNNASLGN
- a CDS encoding glycosyltransferase family 4 protein, whose translation is MRLKIGYDARMIENSGIGIRIQHILKFWPISSQKADLFIFGDPFVLKKYDLPKEAKIIEYKANIYSPKEFLGHPEMAKMNILDIPHFNIPFPYIRKCIVTIHDLIPYHFKAAHSSLIKRIYMHFVFRWIKWFALKIVTVSNYTKQDLVQSFGYPEKKISVVYNGIDRKIFLKNTIERLSDFLKKQSLPKSYLFTVGIGKAHKNFPFLLETIEELWKDKKLKLPLVIGGISKEIPIELRLFKDKYPNLIFFLPHLPYEDLPLAYQGAKLFIYPSLYEGFGFPVLESQSVGTVVLSSNASVLPEILETSAEYFDPHVKESLKSKILILLSNDKLQKEYQKRGLTNANRFLWHNAIQSFADVYKQLSI
- a CDS encoding WbuC family cupin fold metalloprotein; translation: MQEIQIIDSNLIESLVKKAQTADRKRTNHNFHEPSEVYQRFLNVLSKTTYIPPHRHLSDPKPETFVVLEGEIGFLIFKENGDIKETHKLSAGGPKRGIDLQPGVWHSLVCLSDHAVCFEGKSGPYDPTADKEFHSKYPLEGDPKVKETIVWYESLFV
- a CDS encoding (2Fe-2S)-binding protein, whose amino-acid sequence is MNKCHCAEVFFESILNVVKESHRPILEVAREMGAADTCTACVPDMLAFIEQKMEGQLAGNTNY